The DNA region GGCCGTCGGCGGAGACGGGGAGGAGCAGGACGCGGCGGATGTTGGCGGGGAGCCGTGGGGCGGAGACCGTGACGTTGGCGGGGGTGAAGAAGGGGCCGGATTTGGCGCCGTCGCGTTTGATGGGGAGCTGGGCGCAGCCGGACTGGCCGAGCGCGAGCGCGGCGAGCAGGAGGAGGCGGAGCGATGTCATGGGAAAACGGATGCGCGTGAGGCGCGGGGCTGGCCAGCCATTAAGAGTTGCTGGTGCTGCTGAAGGCGCTGGTGAGCTGGGCCGACATGTTCTTGATGGTGGCCTGGGCGTTTTCCATGGCGAGGAAGCCGGCTTCCATGCGGGCTTTTTCGGAGGCGAGCTGGCGTTCGATGTTGGCGATCTGCTGGTCGATGCTGGTGTTGCCCTTGGTGAGGGTTTCTTTTTGCGAGCCCAACATGCCGCCCGAGCCGGTGCCGGAGGTGCCGATGAGGCTGGTGTTAAAGGTTTCGAATTTGGCGGCGAAGCCGGTGCTGGCGGTCTTGAAGAAGGCTTCGACCTCGGAGGGTTTATCACGGAGGGCGGCCTCTAATTTGGAGGGATCCTTGATGGCGAGTTCGGAGGTGCCGGCGGTGAAATCGATGCCGAGATTTTCGAGGCGGGAGATGGTTCCGGAAAGGCCGCTGACGGCGGAGAAGGCGGTGGAGCGAAGGGTGGATTGCCAGGACTGGATCTCGCGGTTGTTGGCGAGGACGGCGGAGGTGACCTTGCCGTTGGCGGAGGTGATCTTGGTGGCGGTGTCGATGTAGGACTGGACCGCGTTGAACTTCTTAATGAATTCGTCGATCGCGCCCTTCATGCCGGTGGTGTTGGCATCGACGGTGATGGTCTGGCTGGCCTCGGTGTTGGCGGTGAGGCTGAGGCCGGTGATGCCGTGGGAGGCGGCGGTAAATGTGTTGCTCGTGCTGGTGAGCGTGGGGCCGCCGTTGACGGTGAACTGGGCGTCGTCGCCGCGCGCGAGCGTGGAGGAGCCGGAGAGGCCGACGGCGTCGAGGAAGCCGCCGGCAGCTTCGCTGACGCTGAGGCCTAGGTCGCCCGTGCTCTTGTTGGTGAGAACGACGCGGTCGGCGGCGGCGTCGTACGTGGCGTTGACACCGGCCGAGGAGCTGCTGATGCGGCCGAGTACGGCGGAGAGGGAGTCGGTGTTGACGTTATAGGCGATGCTGACGCCGTTGACCGTGAAGGTGCCGTTGCCGGAGCCGTCAACCGCGGTAATGGAATTGCGGAGACGGGAGCTGGCGAGCGGGGCGCTCTGGCTGGTGGCGCCGAGGGCGGTGCCGCTTTCGATGACGCCGGTGTTGTTGCCATTGGCGAGGCGGGCGACGGCGAGGAAGTTGGAGGTGTCGTTGGACGCGCCGAGGGTGATCGGGTTGCTGGCCGGGACGGAGGTGAGCGAAATTTTATCAGTGGTGGAGTCGTAGCTGCCGACGACTGCACCGCTGGTGGCGGTGGAGATTTTATCGAAGACGTCTTGAAGGGAGTCGGTGAGGGCGACGGTGATCTTGGCGCCGTTGACGGTGAAATCGCCGGCCGTGACAGCCGTGGCGGTGGGCATCGAGGCGATGGTGACGCCGGTGACGTTGTTGGTCGCGCTGAGGCCGAGGCCGATGTCGCCCGCGCCGGAGCGCTTGGTGGTCGTGGCGAGCTGGGTGACGTTAAAATTGTAGGCGCCGGTGGCGGTGCCGCTGGTGGCGCTGGTGGACCAGGAGGAGCCAGTCGTAGTGGAGGTGGCGCTACGACCGGTGAAGAGGCCTTCGGACTTGAGCGCGCGGGAGGCGGTCTGGAGCTCGTTGAGGCGGGTACCGAGGTTATCGAGGGCGGAGACCTTGTTGTTATTAGTGGTCTTCTCGGCCTGGAGACGGGTGATGGGCGCGCGGTTGAGCTCCATGACTTCATCCATGAAGGATTTCCAGTCGAAGCCTGAGATGAGTCCGGAGAGTTGTATGGAGGCCATGGCGAAAAGGGCTAGATGTGGAGAGACACTAAGGGCGCTATCGGGGGCATCGGTACAAAGAGGGCGTACTTAAGCAGTGGTAAGAAAATCGTCACAGACTGCCGGGAGTCGGATCTCGAGTTGGGCGCTTTCTATTAGTGAAGCACGTGCGCGGACTGGAGACCGCTGGGAGCGGAAAGGGGGGATGTTTTCCGGTTTCTTTCGGGCGGAAAATGGCCGCGCCGGTCTTCCTCTGGAAGAAATTTTCAAACGGTTTTCAGAGGAGAAACCGGGGGCGCGGAGATTTTTTCTGTTTTCGCTTAAAGTTTGTTCAGCCCCGGTCCGTTTAATTCCGCATCTGAGAGACTTCTCTTAGACGAGCGATCCGGCTCTCCCTCGGATCCGTCGCCACACGGACGTGGTAGTTAAAATCAAGGAAGATTCCCATGTCAGTCGTAATCA from Nibricoccus aquaticus includes:
- the fliD gene encoding flagellar filament capping protein FliD, translated to MASIQLSGLISGFDWKSFMDEVMELNRAPITRLQAEKTTNNNKVSALDNLGTRLNELQTASRALKSEGLFTGRSATSTTTGSSWSTSATSGTATGAYNFNVTQLATTTKRSGAGDIGLGLSATNNVTGVTIASMPTATAVTAGDFTVNGAKITVALTDSLQDVFDKISTATSGAVVGSYDSTTDKISLTSVPASNPITLGASNDTSNFLAVARLANGNNTGVIESGTALGATSQSAPLASSRLRNSITAVDGSGNGTFTVNGVSIAYNVNTDSLSAVLGRISSSSAGVNATYDAAADRVVLTNKSTGDLGLSVSEAAGGFLDAVGLSGSSTLARGDDAQFTVNGGPTLTSTSNTFTAASHGITGLSLTANTEASQTITVDANTTGMKGAIDEFIKKFNAVQSYIDTATKITSANGKVTSAVLANNREIQSWQSTLRSTAFSAVSGLSGTISRLENLGIDFTAGTSELAIKDPSKLEAALRDKPSEVEAFFKTASTGFAAKFETFNTSLIGTSGTGSGGMLGSQKETLTKGNTSIDQQIANIERQLASEKARMEAGFLAMENAQATIKNMSAQLTSAFSSTSNS